AGGATTAATCTTGGATTGTTCCAACACGATGTCAATGTAATTTGGGACTTGGCTCCGCATGATTTATCAATTTTAGCCTATACAATCGGCAAGAAGCCTGTGAGTGTATCTGCAACAGGTAAACCGTTGCTAAAATATAATGAAAAAGATATTGCTTCACTTGCATTTCTGACTATAAATTTCGAAGATGGCAGTATTGCCCACATCAATGTTAATTGGATGTCCCCGGTTAAAATACGACAGATTATTTTCGGCGGCTCTAAGAAAATGCTGGTTTTTGATGATATGGAAACTGTTTCAAAAATCAAGATTTTTGACAGTGGTGTTGATATCAGCTCGAGAGAAGATATTTATAATGCTCTGATTCAATATCGTACAGGAGATATGCATTCTCCTGCGATAAAAAATTTCGAAGCTCTTGCTTTTGAATGTACACATTTCCATGATTGTATCGTCAACAATAGAGAAACTGATACAGACGGAGAGTCGGGATTATATGTAGTTCAACTTCTTGAGGCGGCAAATCGTTCTCTATCAGAAGGCGGCTCGCCGGTTTATATAGAATATATTTGATTTTCTGATGTTTTTTTGTTAAATTGAAAACTTATTTTTGAAATATTTAAAAAATGTTATAAGGAGTTTGAAAAAGGTGAAAATATTTACTACGACAATTAGAATTTCATTAGTATCTATATTGCTGCTAATGTTAACATTGCCACTTTTTGCTCAGGACGATGACTGGCGGAGCAAGGAGCAGGTTGATACCAGATTCCCGTACCTAAAGGAAAAGTATGAAGATACCTTGAATTTAGATTTCGAGAAAGTATGGGAATCAGCAATCAAGTGTATTGAGGATATCAACTGTATGATTATAACAAAGAATCCGCGTGCTGGAGATGATGGTCTTTACAGAGGTACACTTCAATCTGACTACTGTGTATTTGCTCTGGGTGATACAGTATTGAGGAATCTTAAGTATTATAGTGTGGAACTTCCATTCATAAGAGGAGGGATATGGGAAAATGCAAGATTTCAGTATAAATTTATTATTCGTGAGCTTGAGGAAGGCGGTTGCTATGTAAGAATTACAGGCGAAATAAGCGGCAAAGAGCGACTTGTTACAAATAAAGTCCATTTCTGGCAATCAAATGGTTTCAAAGAATATCAAATGATGGAACGTCTGAAGATGGAATGTGGTCTGCCTCACGATTTTAAAGAAAATTTATAGTTTTAAATTGCATTTCTGTCCCGTCAGAAATTATTATGACGGGACAGAAATATTCATGTCCTCAAACTTAGTAACACCTTTCAAATCATACATCTAATATGTTTATACGGATGGAAATCCCTTTGTATAAAAACAGCCTTCTATAAATTACAATAATCCATTTAAGGCAAACCCCTGCTAAAGAAAAAACCGTTATATTATAACTACTGCTACATTTCGGTATATTGCCTTATCAATACAATGAGACATCATTATTTATAACATTCATACTAAAAAAAAGCACATCCTTTGTATAAGATGTGCTTTCAATAAAACTTTATTTAATTGACTGTGTTAGAGAGCGAATCTCACATCAACACCAACTTGCAGAGCATTTACACGCCAGTTTTCAGCAGTACTAAGGTTTGTAATGCCAAAATTATATGCAATCCCCGGTACAACAACAAAACCCGGAGCGGTTAATTCAAACTGCATACCTGCTTTGATACCGAATCTAAAACCACTTGATTCCGGTATTTCACCTTCTTTTACAATGATTGTGCGGTCGTTATCAACATATTGATAGCCAAACTGGTCAATAGCTCCTTGATTGCGTCTGAACTGAGCTTCAAGCGGCTGAACAAGTTTGTATCTTTGGTCCTGATTACGAGCCATAGCAAAGTCAAAAGTAGGACCCACAACAAACCCAAGTGGAATGCCAGGTATAGGATTGATTTTATACATTACTTCAGCAGTTACAAGCGAGTATGTAATATCCTGTGTGTGAAGTGTTGAAGAATTTATCACATCTTCTCCCTGAGGATTTCCTGCACCATCAACTATAGTGATCAATGACGGAATAGGGTTTTCTGACACTTCAAGACTTGCAGGCATAGTATTATATAATACTCTGAAAATAAATGAAGAAGTTGAAGATAATGCATCTTTACCTAAATGTTGTTCGAATGAAAGACCAACGAAAAAGCCGTTTGATTGTCCATCTTCAAATCTCGGACAAATGGCATCATCAAATGATGCTAAATCAACAGTATGC
This window of the Ignavibacteriota bacterium genome carries:
- a CDS encoding Gfo/Idh/MocA family oxidoreductase translates to MLNVAVIGCGYWGNHIIRNFNNSSDWNLKYICDTDSKQLAKLSSSYQDAEAVGSPEVIFDDKNVDAVVIATPVSTHFELAKSSLISGKHTWVEKPLTSSSEEAQELLKLARENGKLLHVDHTFIYTPAVRKIKELISSGQLGDILYFDSVRINLGLFQHDVNVIWDLAPHDLSILAYTIGKKPVSVSATGKPLLKYNEKDIASLAFLTINFEDGSIAHINVNWMSPVKIRQIIFGGSKKMLVFDDMETVSKIKIFDSGVDISSREDIYNALIQYRTGDMHSPAIKNFEALAFECTHFHDCIVNNRETDTDGESGLYVVQLLEAANRSLSEGGSPVYIEYI